From the Pongo pygmaeus isolate AG05252 chromosome X, NHGRI_mPonPyg2-v2.0_pri, whole genome shotgun sequence genome, one window contains:
- the PNMA6A gene encoding paraneoplastic antigen-like protein 6A, whose amino-acid sequence MAVTMLQDWCRWMGVNVRRGLLILGIPEDCDDAEFQESLEAALRPMGHFTVLGKVFREEDNATAALVELDREVNYALVPREIPGTGGPWNVVFVPRCSGEEFLGLGRVFHFPEQEGQMVESVAGALGVGLRRVCWLRSIGQAVQPWVETLRYQSLGVFSGRDQPAPGEESFEVWLDHTTDMLHVWQGVSERERRRRLLEGLRGTALQLVHALLAENPARTAQDCLAALVQVFGDNESQATIRVKCLTAQQQSGERLSAFVLRLEVLLQKAMEKEALARASADRVRLRQMLTRAHLTEPLDEALRKLRMAGRSPSFLEMLGLVRESEAWEASLARSVRAQTQEGAGARAGAQAVARASTKVEAVPGGPGREPEGLLQAGGQEAEELLQEGLKPVLEECDN is encoded by the coding sequence ATGGCGGTGACGATGCTGCAGGACTGGTGCAGGTGGATGGGGGTCAACGTTCGCAGGGGCCTGCTCATCCTGGGCATCCCGGAGGACTGTGATGATGCCGAATTCCAAGAGTCCCTCGAGGCTGCCCTGAGGCCTATGGGACACTTTACAGTGCTAGGCAAAGTGTTTCGAGAGGAGGATAATGCCACCGCGGCCCTGGTCGAGCTCGACCGGGAAGTCAACTATGCTTTGGTCCCCAGGGAAATCCCCGGCACTGGGGGCCCGTGGAACGTGGTCTTTGTGCCCCGTTGCTCAGGCGAGGAGTTTCTCGGTCTCGGTCGTGTGTTCCACTTCCCGGAACAAGAGGGGCAGATGGTGGAGAGCGTGGCCGGCGCCCTGGGCGTGGGGCTGCGCAGGGTGTGCTGGCTCCGATCCATCGGTCAGGCGGTCCAGCCCTGGGTGGAGACCCTGAGGTACCAGAGCCTGGGCGTGTTTTCCGGGAGGGACCAGCCAGCCCCAGGGGAGGAGTCCTTTGAGGTCTGGCTAGACCACACCACCGACATGCTGCATGTGTGGCAGGGGGTCTCggaaagggagaggaggaggaggctgctggAAGGCTTGCGTGGGACCGCCCTGCAGCTCGTGCACGCGCTCCTGGCGGAGAACCCCGCCAGGACGGCGCAGGACTGTCTGGCGGCCCTGGTCCAGGTGTTTGGAGACAACGAGTCCCAGGCGACCATCCGGGTGAAGTGTCTGACCGCTCAGCAGCAGTCAGGCGAGCGTCTCTCAGCTTTCGTGTTGCGGCTGGAAGTGCTGCTGCAGAAGGCCATGGAGAAGGAGGCCCTGGCCAGAGCATCCGCCGACCGCGTGCGCCTGAGGCAGATGCTCACCAGGGCCCACCTTACTGAGCCTCTGGACGAAGCACTAAGGAAGCTGAGAATGGCCGGGAGGTCTCCAAGTTTCCTGGAGATGCTGGGGCTcgttcgggagtctgaggcatgggAGGCCAGTCTAGCCAGGAGCGTGAGAGCCCAGACACAGGAAGGGGCCGGTGCCCGGGCTGGTGCCCAGGCCGTTGCCAGAGCCAGCACTAAAGTAGAGGCGGTCCCAGGAGGTCCTGGCCGGGAGCCAGAGGGCCTCCTCCAGGCAGgaggccaggaggctgaggagctCCTCCAGGAGGGGCTCAAGCCGGTCCTGGAGGAATGTGATAACTAG